The following proteins are co-located in the Solanum pennellii chromosome 1, SPENNV200 genome:
- the LOC107027913 gene encoding 3-dehydrosphinganine reductase TSC10A-like, with amino-acid sequence MADLSIAFFSLLLLFFSLFLLVFLAFIVRPRPVKVRIKNRHVFITGGSSGIGLALAQQAASEGAKVSILARNVGRLEDAKESIRLSTGRDVAIFSADVRDYNDVKKAVEEAGPIDVLVCNQGVFVAQELETQDIEEIKCMIDVNLTGTFHLIKAALPGMKKRAHRGPGSIAIMSSQAGQVGIYGYTAYSASKFGLRGLAEALQQEVIGQNIHVSLIFPPDTETPGLAEENKRRPQLTSILAASSGSMKADEVAKKTLNGLKSGNFIVPCNFEGFFLSLATSGLSPQRSFMMAFIEVISAGILRVVGLCFQWNWYGSIEKFVGERK; translated from the exons ATGGCGGACTTGAGCATTgcttttttctctctcctccTCCTTTTCTTCTCACTATTCCTCCTAGTTTTTCTCGCCTTCATCGTCCGACCACGCCCCGTAAAAGTTCGGATAAAAAATCGTCATGTCTTCATCACTGGCGGCTCAAGTGGTATTGGCTTAGCTCTAGCTCAACAGGCTGCTTCAGAAGGTGCAAAAGTTTCAATACTTGCTCGTAATGTTGGTAGACTCGAAGATGCGAAGGAGTCAATTCGGCTTTCTACTGGCCGTGACGTGGCCATTTTCAGCGCTGATGTGAGAGACTACAATGATGTCAAGAAGGCTGTAGAAGAGGCAGGACCAATCGATGTGTTGGTGTGCAATCAGGGAGTTTTTGTAGCTCAGGAATTGGAGACCCAAGATATTGAGGAGATCAAGTGTATGATTGATGTCAACTTGACCGGGACTTTTCATTTGATTAAAGCTGCTTTGCCTGGAATGAAGAAAAGGGCTCACCGTGGACCTGGGTCCATCGCCATCATGTCTTCACAAGCTGGCCAG GTTGGGATATATGGTTATACAGCTTATTCAGCCAGTAAGTTCGGCCTCAGAGGACTGGCAGAAGCACTGCAGCAGGAAGTAATTGGTCAAAATATTCACGTATCACTAATATTTCCCCCGGACACTGAAACTCCTGGATTAGCTGAAG AGAACAAGAGGAGGCCACAGTTGACTAGTATACTAGCAGCTTCTTCTGGTTCCATGAAAGCTGATGAAGTTGCAAAGAAAACTTTAAATGGCCTTAAATCAGGAAACTTCATTGTTCCCTGCAACTTTGAGGGATTCTTTCTTTCCCTAGCAACTTCTGGTCTATCTCctcagagatcattcatgatgGCATTTATCGAAGTGATATCTGCTGGAATATTACGTGTTGTTGGCCTATGTTTCCAGTGGAATTGGTATGGTAGCATTGAGAAATTCGTTGGAGAAAGGAAATAG